Proteins co-encoded in one Bacillota bacterium genomic window:
- a CDS encoding GTP-binding protein HSR1: protein MRDCIIIGKPNAGKTLFLINFAEYIGARVLQFAPAPRGGTYELSCSFETARSGLVEPTPHTTMEVRPAVLRIRVGKGIRDFYLTDTPGISEGIHPDPAARSAMAQALKRLRSSDVVLHVVDASKATQPGAPEALGDVDLQIAAFSRTKLGYAVLANKMDLYGSEAGLAYIRRMFPACVVIPTSAARGTGFRQVKAFIVQHV from the coding sequence TTGAGGGACTGCATCATAATCGGGAAACCCAACGCCGGTAAGACGTTGTTCCTCATAAACTTCGCGGAGTACATAGGCGCCAGGGTCCTGCAGTTCGCGCCGGCGCCGCGAGGGGGGACTTACGAGCTTTCCTGCTCATTCGAGACCGCGCGCAGCGGTCTCGTCGAGCCAACGCCCCACACCACGATGGAAGTGCGTCCCGCAGTGCTTCGCATCAGAGTCGGCAAGGGGATAAGGGATTTCTACCTCACCGATACGCCGGGCATATCCGAGGGCATCCACCCCGACCCCGCTGCCAGATCTGCAATGGCCCAGGCCCTGAAAAGGCTCCGTTCCAGCGACGTCGTCCTGCACGTCGTCGACGCCTCGAAGGCCACCCAACCGGGCGCTCCGGAGGCCCTGGGCGACGTCGACCTGCAGATAGCGGCATTCTCCAGGACCAAGCTCGGCTACGCGGTGCTGGCGAACAAGATGGACCTTTACGGGTCCGAGGCCGGTCTCGCCTACATAAGGCGGATGTTTCCGGCGTGCGTGGTCATTCCCACGTCGGCCGCGCGAGGTACCGGCTTCCGGCAGGTGAAGGCATTCATAGTACAGCACGTCTGA
- a CDS encoding AAA family ATPase — protein sequence MLREHGSSPPAPAKTPPSMQQDPLEELHSLVGLTEVKALVRETHAFVEVQRRRQRVGLATEPTVLHMIFTGNPGTGKTTVARILGRILRDAGALEKGHLIEVERADLVGEYIGHTAQRTREQVKRALGGMLFIDEAYSLARGGEKDFGKEAIDTLVKAMEDHKGDFVLVLAGYPDEMERFLWTNPGLRSRFPLHLAFPDYSVDELLDIAGVMLRTRQYTLTPEAKGALAEHLARLTAAESVPSNARLVRNLIERAIRRQAVRVVEREIFERDALMTIAEEEIGEAAGLEGLHHNRETQRR from the coding sequence ATGCTCCGCGAGCACGGCTCCAGCCCCCCGGCGCCCGCAAAGACCCCACCTTCCATGCAGCAGGACCCGCTGGAGGAGCTACATTCCCTTGTCGGCCTCACGGAGGTCAAAGCGCTGGTCAGGGAGACCCACGCCTTCGTGGAGGTTCAGCGGCGCCGGCAGAGGGTGGGTCTCGCCACGGAGCCCACCGTACTCCACATGATATTCACCGGCAATCCGGGTACCGGCAAGACGACTGTAGCGCGGATACTTGGGAGGATCCTGAGGGACGCGGGCGCGCTTGAGAAGGGCCACCTGATTGAGGTCGAAAGGGCGGACCTGGTGGGGGAGTACATAGGCCATACTGCGCAGAGGACCAGGGAGCAGGTCAAGAGGGCGCTGGGCGGGATGCTGTTCATCGACGAGGCGTATTCGCTCGCGCGGGGCGGGGAGAAGGATTTCGGCAAAGAAGCCATCGATACGCTCGTCAAGGCCATGGAGGACCACAAGGGCGATTTTGTTCTGGTCCTGGCCGGGTACCCGGACGAGATGGAACGGTTCCTCTGGACCAACCCCGGGCTCAGATCGAGGTTCCCGCTCCACCTGGCGTTTCCGGATTACAGCGTTGACGAGCTCCTGGATATCGCGGGTGTAATGCTCAGGACGCGCCAGTACACGCTCACTCCCGAAGCGAAGGGCGCGCTCGCGGAGCACCTCGCACGCCTGACTGCCGCCGAATCCGTTCCCTCCAACGCGCGGCTCGTCAGGAACCTGATCGAGCGGGCGATCCGCAGGCAGGCGGTAAGGGTGGTCGAGCGGGAGATATTCGAGCGCGATGCGCTGATGACTATCGCTGAGGAAGAAATCGGGGAGGCCGCCGGACTTGAGGGACTGCATCATAATCGGGAAACCCAACGCCGGTAA
- a CDS encoding serine dehydratase subunit alpha family protein, translating to MTEEASLLLALVRQGAEKATVCTEPAMIAFAAAKSKSLISESPARVEVTVSPGVMKNCLAVGLPGTDRKGPEIAAALGAVVGRPEMGLEALSGVDPRTVREAHRLLDSNSVKASCSLRYTGVYCLARVVGATRTAEVTIEGNHTRITRMMVDGQVVVEQPVPPEGMDKGDPAPSRWSSMESVKQFSYGFLLDMIMSADVDEIQYLQEGALSALSLAEQSLHGGCSVSLPDFPHALSNILTCAPAKDEVGRSLITKARLWVAAAVCARMAGVIWPVLTSCGSGNQGISISIPVLLAARAVNAGPIKEVKSLLLAHATNLYVKAFTGNISALCGAVSAGAGVAASVCWLMGGHKKQVEGAAQTVIGNLYGMLCDGAKASCALKCAAGAAEGALAGQMAVSGVFSHGEAGIVGCSLGETLCTIGSFSPVLNQVDPLIVGVRGARIEG from the coding sequence ATGACGGAGGAAGCAAGCCTTCTGTTGGCGTTGGTACGGCAAGGGGCTGAGAAGGCGACGGTTTGTACGGAGCCAGCCATGATAGCCTTCGCGGCGGCCAAATCGAAAAGCCTGATTAGCGAATCCCCCGCCCGCGTGGAGGTAACCGTAAGCCCTGGAGTAATGAAGAATTGCCTGGCTGTCGGTCTTCCGGGCACCGACCGGAAAGGTCCGGAAATCGCGGCGGCCCTTGGAGCTGTCGTGGGTAGGCCTGAGATGGGTCTAGAAGCCCTAAGTGGTGTTGATCCACGTACTGTGCGGGAGGCGCACCGGCTCCTGGACAGCAACAGCGTGAAGGCGAGCTGCAGTCTCCGTTATACGGGCGTGTATTGCCTGGCAAGAGTGGTGGGGGCAACCAGAACAGCAGAAGTGACTATAGAGGGCAATCACACACGTATTACCAGGATGATGGTAGACGGACAGGTCGTCGTCGAGCAGCCTGTGCCCCCAGAAGGCATGGACAAAGGAGACCCGGCACCAAGTAGATGGTCTTCCATGGAATCCGTCAAGCAATTCTCCTACGGTTTTCTGCTTGACATGATCATGTCCGCGGACGTGGACGAAATCCAGTACCTGCAAGAAGGTGCTTTGTCGGCGTTATCGCTGGCGGAGCAGTCCTTACATGGAGGATGTTCTGTCTCGCTACCGGACTTTCCCCATGCTCTTTCGAACATCCTTACCTGTGCCCCCGCAAAGGATGAGGTTGGGCGTAGTCTCATCACAAAGGCTCGATTGTGGGTGGCCGCAGCGGTTTGCGCACGAATGGCGGGCGTTATATGGCCGGTGCTTACATCCTGTGGAAGCGGCAACCAGGGCATATCGATTAGTATTCCCGTCCTTCTGGCGGCAAGAGCCGTCAACGCCGGGCCAATCAAAGAGGTTAAGTCTCTGTTGCTGGCACACGCTACAAATCTCTATGTTAAGGCTTTTACTGGAAATATATCTGCACTGTGTGGAGCGGTAAGCGCAGGGGCCGGAGTGGCTGCTTCGGTCTGCTGGCTAATGGGAGGTCACAAGAAACAGGTGGAGGGAGCAGCTCAAACGGTGATAGGGAACCTCTATGGGATGCTATGTGATGGCGCCAAGGCCAGTTGCGCCCTCAAATGCGCAGCCGGGGCTGCCGAGGGCGCCCTGGCAGGGCAGATGGCGGTGAGCGGGGTTTTCTCGCACGGTGAGGCCGGTATTGTCGGCTGCTCCCTCGGAGAGACCTTATGCACGATTGGGTCTTTCAGTCCAGTTCTGAACCAGGTTGATCCACTGATAGTCGGGGTCCGAGGAGCCCGGATCGAGGGATGA
- a CDS encoding sigma 54-interacting transcriptional regulator, giving the protein MTSNLLATQPMKSFLQEVAVSVSTILDLDVTIVDASLVRVAGTGAYSSVVDEQLPLLCSFGSVLRSGAPCLVSRPREDPACSTCDKHDRCRETCHLAFPLSLEDQPVGVLSLVAFTEEQRQRIVHRQVEYSSFLHHIARLVAMSLRSEVTSRKLAEERDRLNGIVDAIAEGIIAVDDMGIVVCCNRVAYEALGFDNQCVVSKPLADFIPEAPVLGILKSGTAHVNREVILPGRSRRLRHISTGTPLFSQGKVVGAVALLRTAEEAHRMVYEISERQPDRAIDHILGNDPRLQEAKKMALVAAAGNATVLLAGESGTGKELFARAIHYHSPRSDGPFVAVNCAALPEDLLESELFGYEEGAFTGAKRGGKPGKFELAAGGTIFLDEVADCSLRLQAELLRALDRREIQRIGGTCTVYVDVRVVAATNRDLETMVRQGEFREDLYYRLSVIPIHIPPLRQRKGDIGLLLDAMLQRYSRGMNHLETQISPSVRKLLCEYSWPGNVRELENTVQYMLHACTGTVIEPAHLPPRIRKKSSHSPMGVSLDPASGSLLMPADEWEKEAIAEGLRRYGNAPNAKELLARELGMSRSSIYRKIKRYGLDNL; this is encoded by the coding sequence ATGACGAGCAACCTCCTGGCGACACAACCCATGAAATCATTTCTTCAGGAAGTAGCCGTTTCGGTGTCCACCATCCTGGACTTGGATGTAACAATCGTGGACGCGTCTCTGGTGCGAGTGGCGGGTACCGGCGCCTACAGCAGCGTGGTGGACGAGCAGCTGCCCTTGTTGTGTTCCTTCGGTTCCGTGTTGCGTTCAGGTGCTCCCTGCCTCGTTTCGCGGCCGCGCGAGGATCCGGCGTGCTCGACGTGCGACAAACACGACCGTTGTCGTGAGACGTGTCACCTGGCTTTCCCACTGTCCCTGGAAGACCAGCCCGTCGGGGTTTTGTCGCTGGTCGCATTCACTGAGGAGCAGCGGCAACGAATCGTCCACCGTCAGGTCGAGTACTCCTCATTCCTCCACCACATAGCGAGACTCGTAGCCATGTCCCTACGTAGTGAAGTCACTTCCCGCAAGCTGGCGGAAGAACGTGACCGCCTGAACGGCATCGTCGACGCAATTGCAGAAGGAATCATAGCTGTCGACGACATGGGGATCGTTGTGTGCTGCAACCGGGTGGCATACGAGGCTCTGGGTTTCGACAATCAGTGTGTTGTGAGCAAGCCGCTGGCTGACTTCATTCCCGAAGCACCTGTACTGGGGATCCTGAAATCCGGAACCGCCCACGTCAACAGGGAAGTCATCCTCCCCGGCCGGTCGCGACGATTGCGCCATATCAGTACAGGGACTCCCCTGTTCAGCCAGGGCAAGGTCGTGGGAGCGGTAGCCCTTCTCCGAACCGCAGAAGAAGCCCATCGTATGGTTTATGAGATTTCGGAGCGCCAGCCGGACAGGGCCATCGACCACATCCTGGGCAATGATCCACGCCTCCAAGAGGCAAAGAAAATGGCCCTTGTTGCCGCCGCTGGTAACGCTACAGTCCTCCTGGCAGGAGAGAGCGGTACGGGTAAGGAGCTTTTTGCCCGGGCTATCCACTACCATAGCCCCCGGTCTGATGGACCCTTCGTGGCTGTCAACTGCGCGGCTCTCCCTGAAGACCTCCTCGAATCCGAACTCTTTGGTTATGAAGAGGGAGCGTTTACAGGTGCCAAACGGGGCGGCAAGCCCGGGAAGTTCGAGCTGGCTGCTGGTGGGACCATTTTCTTGGACGAAGTGGCCGACTGTTCTCTACGGTTACAGGCAGAACTCCTGAGGGCTCTCGATAGGCGTGAGATCCAGAGGATCGGGGGCACGTGCACTGTCTACGTGGATGTGCGCGTAGTGGCGGCTACCAATCGAGACCTTGAGACGATGGTACGACAGGGCGAATTCCGTGAGGACCTCTATTATCGTCTAAGTGTAATACCTATTCACATCCCACCCTTGCGCCAGCGTAAGGGCGACATCGGACTCCTTCTCGACGCTATGCTGCAACGCTACTCTCGAGGTATGAACCACCTTGAGACGCAGATCTCTCCATCCGTAAGGAAGTTGCTGTGCGAGTACTCCTGGCCCGGCAATGTGCGCGAACTGGAAAACACCGTTCAATACATGCTGCATGCCTGCACTGGTACCGTGATCGAGCCTGCGCATCTGCCACCGCGCATCCGCAAGAAATCCTCACATAGTCCGATGGGAGTATCGCTCGATCCGGCATCTGGCAGCCTGCTCATGCCCGCCGACGAGTGGGAGAAAGAAGCGATCGCCGAGGGTTTGAGGCGATACGGGAATGCACCTAACGCAAAAGAGCTGCTCGCGCGGGAGCTTGGGATGAGTCGTTCCAGCATATACCGAAAGATCAAGCGCTATGGTCTCGATAACTTGTGA
- a CDS encoding Mrp/NBP35 family ATP-binding protein, whose translation MTGNEGISKLPQGQLNDIQHVIAVMSGKGGVGKSSVAALLAVEASRHGYAVGVMDADITGPSIPRMFGLSQKAETTGLGLVAPKTRSGIRVISLNLLLDHEDDPVIWRGPLIASAVRQFWTDVIWGDLDYLIVDLPPGTGDAPLTVMQSLPVEGVVIVSSPQGLAGMVVRKAIKMVKQMDIPVLGVVENMGFVRCPKCGENIYPFGEPSGQALAETTNARYLGSLPLDTDFAKACDSGLVEEYRGEASISFANVLGKT comes from the coding sequence ATGACAGGAAACGAGGGCATTTCCAAACTCCCCCAGGGCCAATTGAACGACATACAGCACGTGATAGCCGTCATGAGTGGTAAAGGTGGCGTGGGCAAGTCATCGGTGGCTGCGCTTCTTGCCGTCGAGGCGTCGAGGCATGGCTACGCCGTCGGGGTAATGGATGCCGATATCACCGGCCCCAGCATTCCGAGAATGTTTGGGCTGTCTCAGAAGGCAGAGACCACAGGCTTGGGACTGGTGGCGCCCAAAACCAGATCCGGCATACGAGTGATATCGCTTAATCTGCTATTAGATCATGAAGACGACCCCGTAATCTGGAGGGGCCCCCTTATCGCTTCGGCGGTGAGACAGTTCTGGACGGACGTCATATGGGGCGACCTAGACTACCTGATTGTAGACCTGCCCCCAGGGACTGGCGATGCTCCTCTGACGGTGATGCAGTCGTTGCCGGTGGAAGGGGTAGTGATCGTCTCGTCACCGCAGGGCCTCGCCGGCATGGTTGTGAGAAAGGCCATCAAAATGGTCAAGCAGATGGACATCCCTGTTCTGGGAGTAGTCGAAAACATGGGTTTCGTAAGGTGTCCCAAGTGTGGCGAGAACATCTATCCATTTGGAGAGCCATCTGGTCAGGCACTCGCCGAGACTACCAACGCAAGGTATCTGGGGTCCCTGCCACTTGACACGGATTTTGCGAAGGCGTGTGACAGCGGTCTAGTTGAGGAATACCGGGGTGAAGCGAGCATAAGCTTCGCCAATGTCCTGGGGAAGACCTGA
- a CDS encoding 4Fe-4S binding protein, with protein MKELLLLSGKGGTGKTSITGSFSALSGDSVLVDCDVDAADLHLIVHCRKGPENEFVGSRKAVIESSRCSACGKCISACRFEAISGYVVDETSCEGCGLCVRVCPENAIEMVDSISGHWFQSDTPYGPLIHARLVAGEGNSGRLVAVLRERARQVAETTAKDMVILDGPPGMGCPVMASMAGVSLVLLVIEPTVSGFHDFRRILKVCEPFGVNTAACINRFDLDEAVSRQIESRCRKKGVPVLGRIPIDHDVTRAMVQGMPVVEYSNGPAAREIQCMWQRIQEAFTA; from the coding sequence ATGAAAGAGTTGCTGTTGTTGAGCGGAAAAGGTGGGACGGGAAAAACGTCGATAACGGGTTCTTTTTCCGCACTGTCTGGTGACTCGGTCCTTGTGGATTGCGATGTGGACGCTGCTGACCTTCACCTGATAGTGCATTGCAGGAAAGGGCCTGAAAACGAGTTCGTGGGATCCAGGAAAGCTGTGATCGAGTCATCGAGATGCTCCGCATGCGGCAAGTGCATTTCTGCCTGTAGGTTCGAAGCTATCAGCGGGTATGTGGTGGATGAAACGTCCTGCGAGGGGTGTGGGCTGTGTGTACGGGTGTGTCCGGAGAACGCTATAGAGATGGTGGACAGCATCTCCGGTCACTGGTTTCAGTCAGATACCCCTTACGGCCCGCTCATACACGCGCGGCTGGTGGCCGGCGAAGGAAACTCAGGTAGGCTCGTGGCGGTCCTGCGCGAGAGAGCCCGGCAGGTGGCAGAGACGACCGCCAAGGACATGGTAATCCTGGACGGACCACCGGGCATGGGGTGCCCTGTCATGGCATCGATGGCAGGGGTCTCCCTCGTTCTACTCGTGATCGAGCCCACGGTGTCCGGTTTTCACGATTTCCGCCGGATTCTCAAGGTTTGCGAACCCTTCGGCGTAAATACCGCAGCCTGCATAAACAGGTTCGACCTGGATGAGGCGGTCTCGAGGCAGATCGAGAGCAGGTGCCGCAAGAAGGGAGTCCCCGTCTTAGGGCGGATTCCTATCGACCACGACGTGACGAGAGCTATGGTTCAGGGAATGCCGGTAGTGGAATATTCGAATGGACCGGCTGCAAGAGAGATTCAGTGCATGTGGCAGAGGATACAGGAGGCGTTTACGGCATGA
- a CDS encoding P-loop NTPase, giving the protein MKVCVASGKGGTGKTTVAVNMAFAVSGLGEPVQLIDCDVEEPNAHLFVKPSWTVRRSAFTPAPQVDESRCTNCDVCSEVCQFHAILVSPNRVFILDELCHSCGACVEMCPEKALKETPRQIGEIEEGIRSRIRFVHGRLTPGEAMSPPLIRQVKRLAWEEGAIILDCPPGTSCPVVESVKGCDFCVLVTEPTPFGLNDLEIALDMLSQVRIPGGVVINRCDLGTGEVSEYCRKAGIPVLMRMPYDEDLARLYARGIPVSTVSREWEECFRMLWDRVASAAGKPSCEPGAGLSGAHNRLGQVTD; this is encoded by the coding sequence ATGAAAGTATGCGTTGCGAGCGGCAAGGGCGGGACTGGCAAGACGACCGTCGCGGTGAATATGGCGTTCGCGGTGAGCGGTCTCGGGGAACCGGTTCAGCTCATTGACTGCGATGTGGAGGAGCCGAACGCTCACCTATTCGTAAAGCCATCCTGGACGGTCAGGCGGAGCGCATTCACCCCCGCACCACAGGTCGACGAAAGCCGCTGCACCAACTGCGACGTATGCTCAGAGGTGTGCCAGTTTCATGCCATTCTCGTTTCTCCGAATAGGGTGTTTATCCTCGACGAGCTGTGCCACTCTTGCGGGGCGTGTGTAGAAATGTGCCCGGAGAAGGCGCTCAAGGAGACTCCCAGGCAGATAGGCGAAATTGAGGAAGGGATTAGGTCCCGCATACGCTTCGTACACGGTAGGCTGACTCCAGGCGAAGCAATGTCCCCCCCGCTAATCAGGCAGGTCAAACGGCTGGCATGGGAGGAAGGAGCTATCATACTGGATTGCCCGCCCGGGACTTCCTGCCCCGTTGTGGAATCGGTTAAGGGCTGCGACTTCTGCGTTCTTGTCACCGAACCTACCCCGTTCGGCCTCAACGACCTGGAGATTGCGCTGGACATGCTGAGCCAGGTACGCATACCGGGTGGGGTAGTCATCAATCGTTGCGACCTGGGCACTGGCGAAGTATCGGAGTACTGCCGCAAGGCAGGCATCCCCGTTCTCATGCGCATGCCGTATGATGAAGACCTGGCGCGGCTCTACGCGAGAGGGATACCGGTCTCCACCGTCTCCCGCGAATGGGAGGAGTGTTTCCGCATGCTCTGGGACAGGGTTGCCAGTGCAGCGGGCAAGCCGTCGTGCGAGCCAGGCGCCGGGCTGAGCGGTGCGCACAACCGTCTCGGGCAGGTGACGGATTGA
- a CDS encoding DUF5320 family protein, with protein MLRGRDIYGPGFWKGGAGRPGLGGSGGLWGANCRLYPWLPRRWWAFVPALAGAGALAAWAPWRQADVPQDEGEFLRRQAELLRTELNDVEKRLSEIEDRGNKDRE; from the coding sequence ATGCTTCGTGGCAGGGATATCTATGGTCCTGGCTTCTGGAAGGGCGGCGCTGGTAGGCCCGGACTGGGGGGCTCCGGAGGTCTCTGGGGGGCGAACTGCAGGCTTTACCCATGGCTTCCCAGGAGGTGGTGGGCATTTGTGCCCGCACTTGCAGGGGCTGGCGCGCTGGCGGCCTGGGCGCCGTGGAGACAGGCAGACGTACCGCAGGATGAAGGCGAGTTTCTGCGGAGGCAGGCCGAACTGCTGAGAACCGAGCTGAACGACGTGGAAAAGCGGTTGTCAGAAATCGAAGACCGCGGCAATAAGGACCGGGAATGA
- a CDS encoding dinitrogenase iron-molybdenum cofactor translates to MKIAVATEGINVSPHFGRCPEYTLFEIENGEVKSRTIIPNPGHEPGFLPGYLGQLGVSCIIAGGMGPRAQALFSEQKIETVTGVYGSVEKAVAQYLAGTLERGESACDHPDSDGCEHHS, encoded by the coding sequence ATGAAGATAGCAGTGGCCACGGAGGGGATAAACGTTTCGCCGCACTTCGGAAGGTGTCCCGAGTACACGTTATTCGAGATTGAGAATGGCGAGGTAAAGAGCCGCACGATAATTCCCAATCCGGGGCATGAACCGGGATTCCTCCCGGGATATCTTGGGCAGCTTGGAGTCTCCTGCATAATTGCGGGCGGCATGGGGCCCAGGGCCCAGGCGCTTTTCAGTGAGCAGAAGATCGAGACCGTTACCGGGGTATACGGAAGCGTTGAGAAAGCGGTTGCACAGTACCTCGCTGGAACCCTTGAGCGGGGCGAGAGCGCCTGCGACCATCCAGACTCCGATGGGTGCGAGCATCACTCCTAG
- a CDS encoding NifB/NifX family molybdenum-iron cluster-binding protein: MKVAVPAQGKGMDSQVDPRFGRCLYFVVVDTETMRHESLPNPGVDAPGGAGMKTAQALVQAGVSAVIVGNVGPNAISALQAARIDAYSGVSGTVAEAVEAYKGGNLAPITGPTVSQHFGAGRI; this comes from the coding sequence ATGAAGGTTGCGGTCCCCGCACAGGGAAAGGGGATGGATTCCCAGGTCGATCCCAGATTTGGCCGGTGCCTGTATTTTGTCGTGGTGGACACTGAGACGATGCGGCACGAATCGTTGCCCAATCCGGGAGTTGACGCGCCTGGAGGGGCGGGAATGAAGACTGCTCAGGCGCTGGTGCAGGCGGGCGTCTCGGCGGTTATCGTGGGTAACGTGGGTCCCAACGCTATTTCCGCACTTCAGGCTGCAAGGATTGACGCGTATTCGGGGGTCAGTGGGACCGTAGCGGAAGCTGTTGAGGCGTACAAAGGCGGCAATCTGGCTCCGATCACTGGCCCTACAGTATCCCAGCACTTCGGCGCCGGCCGCATTTGA
- a CDS encoding DUF134 domain-containing protein, translating into MPKPPKRRNVAFFPYVRYFKPAGVPMADLQEEVLTVEEMEALRLKDLEGLDQDSCAEKMGISQSTFQRMLAAARFKLVRGLVEGRAIRIEGGNYELAGNRLRCLGCGKEWEAGVVKADKEDEEAPALTCPRCGRGPVAVVLGRTSGPPAGAPWGRGYGPRRRW; encoded by the coding sequence TTGCCGAAACCACCTAAGCGGCGTAACGTTGCCTTCTTCCCATATGTGAGGTACTTCAAGCCGGCGGGGGTTCCGATGGCCGACCTTCAGGAAGAGGTATTGACCGTGGAAGAGATGGAGGCCTTGCGGCTGAAGGACCTCGAAGGGTTGGACCAGGACTCTTGTGCGGAGAAGATGGGCATTTCACAGAGTACCTTTCAGAGGATGCTTGCCGCTGCCCGATTCAAACTCGTAAGGGGGCTGGTGGAAGGAAGGGCTATCCGCATCGAAGGCGGCAACTACGAACTGGCAGGGAACCGGTTGAGGTGTCTCGGGTGCGGTAAGGAATGGGAGGCGGGAGTCGTCAAAGCGGATAAGGAGGACGAGGAAGCCCCCGCGTTAACGTGTCCGAGATGTGGGCGGGGACCTGTGGCGGTAGTTCTCGGCCGCACAAGTGGACCGCCGGCGGGAGCTCCGTGGGGGCGTGGATACGGGCCGAGGCGGCGTTGGTAG
- a CDS encoding MFS transporter, whose amino-acid sequence MASARASTTRSSWLNRNVWGMAVTSFLSDTSHEMATSVLPSFLTALGSPPLVLGAIEGVSDALSSFVKLGAGWYSDKVGRRKGIVVAGYFITGVALSLFAFANGWALVMVARALGWLGRGVRGPLRDAMLLDSVDQKDRGKAFGFHRAGDTLGAIVGPLTAAALLGFFKQAGPGSGVPALRGIFLLTLLPGVGSAVAFASLVKEKHGAGKSQHKFWATLHRMPSGFRRYLVGIATFGIGDFSHTLLILAATQILKPSWGITRAAQVAAILYVLRNVSYTLFSYPVGLLSDRLGRRYVLVFGYAIGAVTMLGFSALFAFPNYVLPILFLLFTGAGLYIAVEDTLEGALTADLVPDSGVRATALGLLGVVNGVGDLVSSLVVGGLWNASPPMAFAYSAFMMLAGALVLSQFR is encoded by the coding sequence ATGGCAAGCGCGCGGGCAAGTACAACCCGTTCGTCGTGGCTCAACAGGAACGTCTGGGGGATGGCCGTTACGAGCTTCCTCTCCGACACCAGCCACGAGATGGCGACATCGGTACTTCCATCATTCCTGACGGCGCTTGGTTCGCCCCCTCTGGTTCTTGGGGCGATTGAGGGCGTATCGGATGCGCTCTCAAGTTTTGTAAAGCTAGGCGCAGGCTGGTATTCGGATAAAGTTGGCCGCAGGAAAGGCATAGTGGTCGCCGGATACTTCATAACCGGTGTAGCCTTATCGCTGTTTGCGTTCGCCAACGGGTGGGCGCTTGTGATGGTTGCCAGGGCACTTGGTTGGCTTGGACGCGGCGTGAGAGGACCGCTGCGCGATGCCATGCTGTTGGATTCAGTGGATCAGAAGGATCGCGGGAAGGCGTTTGGGTTTCACCGCGCGGGTGACACCTTGGGTGCTATAGTGGGACCCCTCACGGCAGCCGCGCTGTTGGGCTTCTTCAAGCAAGCCGGCCCTGGCTCCGGCGTACCTGCATTAAGAGGCATATTCCTGCTAACCCTTCTGCCCGGCGTTGGGTCCGCGGTTGCGTTCGCTTCGCTAGTCAAAGAGAAACACGGCGCCGGGAAATCTCAACACAAGTTCTGGGCGACCTTACACCGCATGCCATCGGGATTCCGGAGATACCTGGTCGGCATCGCCACATTTGGAATAGGAGACTTCTCACATACCCTCTTGATACTTGCGGCCACCCAGATTCTGAAACCATCCTGGGGCATCACCAGAGCGGCGCAGGTGGCTGCGATACTGTATGTCCTCCGGAACGTGTCGTACACGCTCTTTTCGTACCCGGTCGGACTCCTCAGCGATCGGTTAGGTCGTAGGTATGTTCTCGTCTTCGGATATGCAATTGGCGCGGTTACCATGCTTGGCTTTTCGGCACTGTTCGCATTCCCCAACTACGTGTTACCCATACTATTTCTGCTCTTCACGGGCGCTGGACTATATATTGCGGTGGAAGATACCCTTGAAGGGGCACTAACAGCGGATCTTGTACCCGACTCCGGAGTACGAGCCACCGCTCTTGGGCTGCTGGGCGTCGTCAACGGGGTTGGCGACCTGGTTTCAAGCCTAGTGGTAGGTGGCCTATGGAACGCAAGCCCGCCGATGGCCTTCGCGTATTCGGCGTTCATGATGTTGGCCGGCGCCCTGGTGCTGAGCCAGTTTCGGTAG